The following are encoded together in the Streptomyces sp. NBC_00358 genome:
- a CDS encoding spermidine synthase, with translation MTASYDTPVVIDRREGPYGEVVLRRHGALLQIIANGCFLMDTSDGRSERLLMDAAHDALDGRPEPRVLIGGLGVGFSLAHAAADHRWGRITVVERERAIIDWHRDGPLAALSASALADPRTEIVETDLVDYVNEISDTFDALCLDIDNGPDWTVTDGNAGLYGESGLASCARALRPGGVLAVWSAQPSPEFEGTLRNAGFRRVRTEVVPVARGVPDVVHLAVRPG, from the coding sequence ATGACTGCCTCGTACGACACCCCCGTGGTCATCGACCGACGCGAGGGCCCGTACGGCGAGGTCGTGCTGCGGCGCCACGGCGCTCTGCTGCAGATCATCGCCAACGGGTGCTTCCTGATGGACACGTCCGACGGGCGTTCCGAGCGACTGCTCATGGACGCGGCCCACGACGCGCTGGACGGGCGTCCGGAGCCGCGCGTCCTGATCGGCGGGCTCGGCGTCGGGTTCTCGCTCGCGCACGCCGCCGCGGACCACCGCTGGGGACGCATCACCGTGGTCGAGCGCGAACGGGCCATCATCGACTGGCACCGGGACGGGCCCCTCGCCGCCCTCTCGGCAAGCGCGCTCGCCGACCCGCGCACCGAGATCGTCGAGACCGATCTCGTCGACTACGTCAATGAGATCTCCGACACGTTCGACGCGCTCTGTCTCGACATCGACAACGGGCCCGACTGGACCGTCACGGACGGCAACGCGGGACTGTACGGCGAGTCCGGACTGGCAAGCTGCGCAAGGGCGTTGAGGCCGGGCGGCGTGCTCGCCGTATGGTCGGCGCAGCCCTCTCCGGAATTTGAAGGAACGCTGCGGAATGCCGGATTCCGACGGGTCCGTACCGAAGTGGTCCCCGTTGCCCGGGGCGTTCCCGACGTGGTGCATCTCGCGGTAAGGCCTGGATAG
- a CDS encoding multifunctional oxoglutarate decarboxylase/oxoglutarate dehydrogenase thiamine pyrophosphate-binding subunit/dihydrolipoyllysine-residue succinyltransferase subunit — MSPQSPSNSSLSTDDQAAGKNPAAAFGANEWLVDEIYQQYLQDPNSVDRAWWDFFADYKPGAPAASAPAGTAAAGAAGTTTSAPAAPAAPVPPAARQAPPQAAPAAPAPAPAAAPAAPQPAAAAPAPAKAAPAAAAQPKAAAATEAPEGPEYVTLRGPAGAVAKNMNASLELPTATSVRAVPVKLLFDNRIVINNHLKRARGGKISFTHLIGYAMVQAIKAMPSMNWHFVEKDGKPTLVKPPHVNFGLAIDLVKPNGDRQLVVAGIKKAETLNFFEFWQAYEDIVRRARDGKLTMDDFTGVTVSLTNPGGLGTVHSVPRLMPGQSVIMGVGSMDYPAEFQGTSQDTLNKLGIAKVMTLTSTYDHRVIQGAASGEFLRVVANSLLGETGFYDEVFESLRIPYEPVRWLKDIDASHDDDVTKAARVFELIHSYRVRGHVMADTDPLEYKQRKHPDLDITEHGLTLWDLEREFAVGGFAGKSLMRLRDILGVLRDSYCRTTGIEFMHIQDPKQRKWIQDRIERPHTKPEREEQLRILRRLNAAEAFETFLQTKYVGQKRFSLEGGESVIPLLDAVIDSAAESRLDEVVIGMAHRGRLNVLANIVGKSYAQIFREFEGNLDPKSMHGSGDVKYHLGAQGTFTGLDGEQIKVALAANPSHLETVDPIIEGIVRARQDIINKGGTDFTVLPVALHGDAAFAGQGVVAETLNMSQLRGYRTGGTVHIVINNQVGFTAAPESSRSSMYATDVARMIEAPIFHVNGDDPEAVVRVARLAFEFRQAFNKDVVIDLICYRRRGHNESDNPAFTQPLMYDLIDKKRSVRKLYTESLIGRGDITLEEAEQALQDFQGQLEKVFTEVREAVAQAPETHVPDVQAEFPVAVSTAVSQEIVKRIAESQVNIPDNVTVHPRLLPQLQRRAAMIEDGTIDWGMGETLAIGSLLLEGTPVRLSGQDSRRGTFGQRHAVLIDRVTGEDYTPLQYLSDDQARLNVYDSLLSEYAVMGFEYGYSLARPDALVMWEAQFGDFVNGAQTIVDEYISAAEQKWNQTSGVTLLLPHGYEGQGPDHSSARIERFLQLCAQNNMTVAQPTSPSNYFHLLRWQVHNPHHKPLVVFTPKSMLRLKAAASKAEEFTSGQFRPVIGDDSVEASAVRKVVFCAGKLYYDLEAERKKRGSTDTAIIRIERLYPLPGAELQAEIAKYPNAEKYLWAQEEPANQGAWPFIALNLIDHLDLAVGADVPGAERLRRISRPHSSSPAVGSAKRHQAEQEQLVREVFEA; from the coding sequence GTGTCGCCACAGTCCCCCAGTAACTCGAGCCTCTCGACCGATGACCAAGCCGCCGGGAAGAACCCCGCGGCCGCCTTCGGTGCCAACGAGTGGCTCGTCGACGAGATCTATCAGCAGTACCTCCAGGACCCGAATTCGGTAGACCGAGCCTGGTGGGACTTCTTCGCCGATTACAAGCCCGGGGCGCCCGCCGCCTCGGCTCCGGCGGGTACTGCGGCCGCGGGGGCCGCAGGGACCACCACATCCGCGCCTGCCGCGCCGGCTGCCCCCGTGCCGCCCGCGGCACGCCAGGCTCCACCTCAGGCGGCCCCGGCCGCGCCCGCTCCGGCTCCGGCCGCCGCTCCTGCGGCTCCGCAGCCCGCTGCCGCCGCCCCGGCGCCCGCGAAGGCGGCTCCGGCCGCCGCCGCGCAGCCGAAGGCCGCAGCGGCCACCGAGGCGCCCGAGGGCCCCGAGTACGTGACCCTGCGCGGTCCCGCCGGTGCCGTCGCGAAGAACATGAACGCCTCGCTGGAGCTGCCCACGGCCACGTCCGTGCGCGCGGTCCCGGTGAAGCTGCTCTTCGACAACCGCATCGTCATCAACAACCACCTGAAGCGCGCCCGGGGCGGGAAGATCTCCTTCACCCACCTCATCGGGTACGCGATGGTGCAGGCCATCAAGGCCATGCCGTCGATGAACTGGCACTTCGTGGAGAAGGACGGGAAGCCCACCCTCGTCAAGCCTCCGCACGTCAACTTCGGCCTCGCCATCGACCTGGTGAAGCCCAACGGTGACCGCCAGCTCGTCGTCGCGGGCATCAAGAAGGCCGAGACGCTGAACTTCTTCGAGTTCTGGCAGGCCTACGAGGACATCGTCCGCCGCGCCCGTGACGGCAAGCTGACGATGGACGACTTCACCGGTGTCACGGTCTCGCTGACCAACCCCGGCGGCCTCGGCACCGTCCACTCGGTCCCGCGTCTGATGCCCGGACAGTCGGTCATCATGGGCGTCGGCTCGATGGACTACCCGGCGGAGTTCCAGGGCACCTCCCAGGACACCCTGAACAAGCTCGGCATCGCGAAGGTCATGACGCTCACGTCGACCTACGACCACCGGGTCATCCAGGGCGCCGCCTCCGGCGAGTTCCTGCGCGTCGTGGCGAACTCGCTGCTCGGCGAGACCGGCTTCTACGACGAGGTCTTCGAGTCGCTGCGGATTCCCTACGAGCCGGTCCGCTGGCTCAAGGACATCGACGCCAGCCACGACGACGACGTCACGAAGGCCGCCCGCGTCTTCGAGCTGATCCACTCCTACCGGGTCCGCGGCCACGTCATGGCCGACACCGACCCGCTGGAGTACAAGCAGCGCAAGCACCCCGACCTGGACATCACCGAGCACGGCCTCACCCTCTGGGACCTGGAGCGCGAGTTCGCCGTCGGCGGCTTCGCGGGCAAGTCCCTGATGAGGCTGCGCGACATCCTCGGTGTGCTGCGCGACTCGTACTGCCGCACCACCGGCATCGAGTTCATGCACATCCAGGACCCGAAGCAGCGCAAGTGGATCCAGGACCGCATCGAGCGCCCGCACACCAAGCCGGAGCGCGAGGAGCAGCTGCGCATCCTGCGCCGGCTGAACGCGGCTGAGGCCTTCGAGACCTTCCTGCAGACGAAGTACGTCGGCCAGAAGCGCTTCTCGCTGGAGGGCGGCGAGTCCGTCATCCCGCTCCTCGACGCCGTCATCGACAGCGCCGCGGAGTCCCGTCTGGACGAGGTCGTCATCGGCATGGCCCACCGCGGCCGGCTGAACGTCCTCGCGAACATCGTCGGCAAGTCGTACGCGCAGATCTTCCGCGAGTTCGAGGGCAACCTCGACCCGAAGTCGATGCACGGCTCCGGCGACGTGAAGTACCACCTGGGCGCCCAGGGCACCTTCACCGGCCTGGACGGCGAGCAGATCAAGGTCGCGCTGGCCGCGAACCCGTCCCACCTGGAGACGGTCGACCCGATCATCGAGGGCATCGTCCGCGCCCGCCAGGACATCATCAACAAGGGCGGTACGGACTTCACGGTCCTGCCGGTCGCCCTGCACGGTGACGCGGCCTTCGCGGGCCAGGGTGTGGTCGCCGAGACGCTCAACATGTCGCAGCTGCGCGGCTACCGCACGGGCGGCACGGTCCACATCGTCATCAACAACCAGGTCGGCTTCACCGCCGCCCCGGAGTCGTCGCGCTCCTCCATGTACGCCACCGACGTGGCCCGCATGATCGAGGCGCCGATCTTCCACGTGAACGGTGACGACCCCGAGGCCGTCGTCCGTGTCGCACGGCTGGCGTTCGAGTTCCGTCAGGCGTTCAACAAGGACGTCGTGATCGACCTCATCTGCTACCGCCGCCGCGGACACAACGAGTCCGACAACCCGGCGTTCACGCAGCCGCTGATGTACGACCTGATCGACAAGAAGCGCTCGGTGCGCAAGCTCTACACCGAGTCCCTCATCGGTCGCGGCGACATCACCCTCGAAGAGGCCGAGCAGGCGCTGCAGGACTTCCAGGGCCAGCTGGAGAAGGTCTTCACCGAGGTCCGCGAGGCCGTCGCGCAGGCACCCGAGACGCATGTCCCGGACGTGCAGGCCGAGTTCCCGGTCGCCGTGTCCACCGCGGTCTCCCAGGAGATCGTGAAGCGGATCGCCGAGTCCCAGGTCAACATCCCCGACAACGTCACCGTGCACCCGCGGCTGCTCCCGCAGCTCCAGCGCCGTGCGGCGATGATCGAGGACGGCACGATCGACTGGGGCATGGGCGAGACCCTCGCCATCGGTTCGCTGCTCCTGGAGGGCACGCCGGTCCGGCTGTCCGGCCAGGACTCGCGCCGCGGCACCTTCGGCCAGCGTCACGCGGTGCTGATCGACCGGGTCACGGGCGAGGACTACACCCCGCTCCAGTACCTCTCGGACGACCAGGCCCGCCTGAACGTCTACGACTCGCTGCTCTCCGAGTACGCGGTCATGGGCTTCGAGTACGGCTACTCGCTGGCCCGCCCGGACGCGCTGGTCATGTGGGAGGCGCAGTTCGGCGACTTCGTCAACGGCGCCCAGACGATCGTCGACGAGTACATCTCGGCCGCCGAGCAGAAGTGGAACCAGACGTCCGGCGTCACCCTGCTGCTCCCGCACGGCTACGAGGGCCAGGGCCCGGACCACTCCTCGGCCCGGATCGAGCGCTTCCTCCAGCTCTGCGCCCAGAACAACATGACGGTCGCCCAGCCGACGTCCCCGTCGAACTACTTCCACCTCCTGCGGTGGCAGGTGCACAACCCGCACCACAAGCCGCTGGTGGTCTTCACCCCGAAGTCGATGCTGCGCCTCAAGGCCGCGGCCTCGAAGGCGGAGGAGTTCACCTCGGGTCAGTTCCGCCCGGTCATCGGTGACGACTCGGTCGAGGCGTCCGCCGTGCGCAAGGTCGTCTTCTGCGCCGGCAAGCTGTACTACGACCTGGAGGCCGAGCGGAAGAAGCGCGGCTCCACGGACACGGCGATCATCCGTATCGAGCGCCTGTACCCGCTGCCGGGTGCCGAGCTCCAGGCGGAGATCGCCAAGTACCCGAACGCCGAGAAGTACCTGTGGGCCCAGGAGGAGCCGGCGAACCAGGGTGCCTGGCCGTTCATCGCGCTCAACCTGATCGACCACCTCGACCTGGCGGTCGGCGCGGACGTCCCGGGCGCCGAGCGCCTGCGCCGCATCTCGCGTCCGCACTCCTCCTCCCCCGCCGTCGGTTCCGCGAAGCGGCACCAGGCGGAGCAGGAGCAGCTGGTGCGTGAGGTGTTCGAGGCGTAG
- a CDS encoding HAMP domain-containing sensor histidine kinase, whose product MSGLGERGRGLGERASGERRGTGSWGDVRPFSINTKLGALVVISVLITTGLSMIAVHTKTELRFITVFSMIATLLITQFVAHSLTAPLDEMNAVARSISHGDYTRRVRDDRRDELGDLAQTINLMADELEAQDRQRKELVANVSHELRTPIAGLRAVLENVVDGVSAADPETMRTALKQTERLGRLVETLLDLSRLDNGVVPLRRRRFEVWPYLSGVLKEANMVASARADIASGSGSHTRTDVHLHLDVSPPELTAHADPERIHQVVANLIDNAVKHSPPHGRVTVRARRGDYPESLALEVLDEGPGIPKSEWHRVFERFNRGGVPAPHGPGSDGGTGLGLAIARWAVDLHGGRIGVAESQRGCRIQVILPGLPSLPS is encoded by the coding sequence ATGAGCGGACTCGGAGAAAGAGGACGCGGGCTCGGTGAGCGCGCGTCCGGTGAGCGCAGGGGCACCGGCTCCTGGGGTGATGTGCGGCCCTTCTCGATCAACACCAAGCTGGGCGCGCTGGTCGTCATCTCCGTGCTCATCACCACGGGTCTGTCGATGATCGCGGTGCACACCAAGACCGAGCTCCGCTTCATCACGGTCTTCTCGATGATCGCCACCTTGCTGATCACGCAGTTCGTGGCGCACTCGCTCACCGCGCCGCTGGACGAGATGAACGCGGTGGCCCGCTCCATCTCGCACGGCGACTACACCCGCCGGGTGCGGGACGACCGGCGGGACGAGCTGGGAGACCTGGCCCAGACGATCAACCTCATGGCCGACGAGCTGGAGGCCCAGGACCGTCAGCGCAAGGAGCTCGTGGCGAATGTCTCGCACGAGCTGCGCACCCCCATCGCGGGTCTGCGCGCGGTCCTGGAGAACGTCGTGGACGGCGTCTCGGCCGCCGATCCCGAGACGATGCGCACGGCGCTGAAGCAGACGGAGCGGCTCGGCCGGCTGGTGGAGACGCTCCTGGACCTGTCCCGGCTGGACAACGGCGTCGTACCGCTGCGCAGGCGCCGCTTCGAGGTGTGGCCCTATCTGTCCGGTGTGCTGAAGGAGGCCAACATGGTCGCCTCGGCGCGCGCGGACATAGCCTCGGGCTCCGGCAGCCACACCCGCACGGACGTCCATCTGCACCTCGACGTGTCCCCGCCGGAGCTGACCGCGCACGCGGACCCGGAGCGGATCCACCAGGTCGTGGCGAACCTCATCGACAACGCGGTCAAGCACAGCCCGCCGCACGGCCGGGTGACGGTGCGGGCACGGCGGGGCGACTATCCCGAGTCACTGGCCCTGGAGGTCCTGGACGAGGGGCCCGGCATTCCGAAGTCGGAGTGGCACCGCGTCTTCGAGCGGTTCAACCGGGGCGGGGTGCCCGCGCCGCACGGTCCGGGCAGCGACGGCGGTACGGGCCTGGGCCTGGCCATCGCCCGCTGGGCGGTGGATCTGCACGGCGGACGGATCGGTGTGGCCGAATCTCAGCGGGGTTGCCGGATCCAGGTCATCCTTCCGGGACTCCCTTCTCTGCCAAGTTGA
- a CDS encoding response regulator transcription factor, with product MEQTHTSQNGTAATQGAQRRVLVVEDDPTIVDAIAARLRAEGFLVQTAGDGPAAVDTAEAWQPDLLILDIMLPGFDGLEVCRRVQAARPVPVLMLTARDDETDMLVGLGVGADDYMTKPFSMRELAARVHVLLRRVERAVVAASTPRSGILRLGELEIDHAQRRVRVRSEDVHLTPTEFDLLVCLANTPRAVLSREQLLAEVWDWADASGTRTVDSHIKALRRKIGAERIRTVHGVGYALETPTP from the coding sequence ATGGAGCAGACACACACCTCCCAGAACGGCACGGCCGCGACCCAGGGCGCTCAGCGCCGGGTTCTGGTCGTCGAGGACGACCCTACGATCGTCGACGCCATCGCGGCCCGTCTGCGAGCCGAGGGATTCCTCGTGCAAACCGCGGGCGACGGTCCGGCCGCCGTCGACACCGCCGAGGCATGGCAGCCCGATCTGCTGATCCTCGACATCATGCTGCCCGGCTTCGACGGTCTGGAGGTCTGCCGCCGTGTGCAGGCCGCCCGGCCGGTGCCGGTGCTGATGCTCACCGCGCGCGACGACGAGACCGACATGCTGGTCGGGCTCGGCGTCGGCGCCGACGACTACATGACCAAGCCGTTCTCGATGCGCGAGCTGGCCGCCCGGGTGCACGTACTGCTCCGCAGAGTCGAGCGCGCGGTCGTCGCGGCCTCCACTCCGCGCAGCGGCATCCTGCGCCTCGGCGAGCTGGAGATCGACCACGCGCAGCGCCGGGTGCGGGTGCGCAGCGAGGACGTACACCTCACTCCCACCGAGTTCGACCTCCTCGTATGCCTCGCGAACACCCCGCGTGCCGTACTCTCGCGCGAGCAGTTGCTCGCCGAGGTGTGGGACTGGGCTGACGCCTCCGGTACCCGGACCGTCGACAGTCACATCAAGGCGCTGCGCCGCAAGATCGGTGCCGAGCGGATCCGTACGGTGCACGGCGTCGGCTACGCACTGGAGACCCCGACTCCCTGA
- the fxsT gene encoding FxSxx-COOH system tetratricopeptide repeat protein, translated as MSGARTPVGPAERGPAKQTVTISFAGFNRAWAAWIGDRLERRGHRVVYQRWDAPAEVPLVDLLRDLTLAQGRILIIVSEWYFQLGPRTYEEWNAALREVVGPDPSRFAAVSVTNSPVPTATAVLGAANLDNMGADEAERRVLERLDLPSEPLPESVEGARRGPRFPAAMPEVWGGVPRRNTRFTGREPLLNDAYHLLQGSDAGAGVVTLHGMSGVGKTQLAAEYVYRFGSEYDVVWWVNAEKRVTYRRRLAELAPQLGLSTGAEYGERLRAVRDSLRRGDPYSRWLLILDGADEPDQIYDLVPTGPGHVLITSRNPEWSEHNSKLLEVPVYARDESVAFIRRRAPRLTEPEADQLAEALEDLPLLLDQTAGWLNDSDLSVQEYIALLDGGIDQDVVKVSADFPVAFQTAWSILLNKLRDTVPESVDLLRLCTFFAPGFIPVRLLKEMPHDQLPEQIAGLLNDPLLWNRAINQLRQYSVVRLESHETAGDEAASSGESLYLHRMVHQIVHKDMPDEDRRDFIDVVRRALAAADPRRPTDTRLWSGYAEIVPHLKYADVLRSKDPAVQTLVFNCLRYMYISGEYQSGITLGRRALTAWRELLGENHPRIWELTHHYANLLRAVGDYQRTEAIERAAVEHLREERGSQDLEHLRAATGLAADLRGLARYDEALELSRWIFTAYRDLLGEQDSRTQGAQNNLAVSLRLLGHYEAALDIDRRTLEARRLLLRARHPWTLSSELHYAVDLRLLGRYAEAESIQAKNVGEYRLVMGAAAPPTLDAEHNLALCHYRTGDRASAVELLTRVLERCERALGETAPQTLRFAASTSCFIREHGNIDQARELGESVVARYEVMLAEGHPYIAGVRANHALVLRSVGERDQAHVVVEQALDVMTEAVGERHPWTLGCAINASALRNLVGDPEQAAALSQQTVHRATETLGRTHPLTLSARIALAADLRALRDGRQAEKTEQEALADLDATLGPRHVHTISARSRNRPYWDFEPQET; from the coding sequence ATGTCTGGAGCTCGTACGCCGGTCGGGCCAGCCGAGAGGGGGCCCGCGAAGCAGACCGTCACCATCAGCTTCGCCGGTTTCAACCGGGCCTGGGCGGCCTGGATCGGGGACCGTCTGGAGCGGCGTGGCCATCGCGTGGTGTACCAGCGCTGGGACGCACCGGCCGAGGTGCCGCTCGTCGACCTGCTGCGCGATCTGACGCTGGCCCAGGGCCGCATCCTGATCATCGTCAGCGAGTGGTACTTCCAACTGGGCCCGCGCACCTACGAGGAGTGGAACGCGGCACTGCGCGAAGTCGTCGGGCCCGACCCGTCACGCTTCGCGGCCGTCTCCGTCACCAACAGCCCGGTGCCGACGGCCACCGCCGTGCTCGGCGCGGCCAACCTCGACAACATGGGCGCCGACGAGGCCGAGCGCCGCGTCCTGGAACGCCTGGACCTGCCCTCCGAACCCCTGCCGGAATCCGTCGAGGGCGCCCGGCGCGGCCCCCGTTTCCCGGCCGCCATGCCCGAGGTCTGGGGCGGCGTACCCCGCCGCAACACCCGATTCACCGGCCGTGAGCCGCTCCTGAACGACGCCTACCACCTGCTCCAGGGCTCCGACGCGGGCGCGGGCGTGGTCACCCTGCACGGCATGTCCGGAGTGGGGAAGACCCAGCTCGCCGCCGAGTACGTGTACCGCTTCGGCTCCGAGTACGACGTGGTGTGGTGGGTCAACGCCGAGAAGCGGGTCACCTACCGGCGCCGACTGGCCGAACTGGCACCGCAGTTGGGGCTCTCCACCGGCGCCGAGTACGGCGAACGGCTGCGTGCCGTACGTGACTCGCTGCGCCGGGGCGACCCGTACTCCCGCTGGCTGCTGATCCTGGACGGCGCGGACGAACCCGACCAGATCTACGACCTCGTCCCCACCGGGCCAGGACATGTCCTGATCACCTCGCGCAATCCCGAGTGGAGCGAGCACAACAGCAAGCTGCTGGAGGTGCCGGTCTACGCCCGTGACGAGTCCGTCGCGTTCATCCGCCGCCGCGCCCCGCGCCTGACCGAACCCGAGGCCGACCAGCTCGCCGAGGCGCTGGAGGACCTGCCCCTCCTGCTGGACCAGACGGCGGGCTGGCTCAACGACTCGGACCTGTCCGTCCAGGAGTACATCGCCCTGCTGGACGGCGGCATCGACCAGGACGTCGTCAAGGTCTCCGCCGACTTCCCGGTCGCCTTCCAGACCGCCTGGTCGATACTGCTCAACAAGCTCCGCGACACCGTCCCGGAGTCCGTCGACCTGCTGCGGCTGTGCACCTTCTTCGCGCCGGGCTTCATCCCCGTGCGTCTGCTGAAGGAGATGCCGCACGACCAGCTGCCCGAACAGATCGCTGGCCTGCTCAACGATCCCCTGCTGTGGAACCGGGCGATCAACCAGCTCCGCCAGTACTCCGTCGTCCGGCTGGAGTCCCACGAGACGGCCGGCGACGAGGCGGCGTCCTCCGGCGAGTCCTTGTACCTGCACCGGATGGTCCACCAGATCGTCCACAAGGACATGCCCGACGAGGACCGCCGCGACTTCATCGACGTGGTCCGGCGCGCACTGGCCGCGGCGGACCCCCGGCGCCCCACGGACACGCGGCTGTGGAGCGGCTACGCGGAGATCGTCCCGCATCTGAAGTACGCGGACGTACTGCGGAGCAAGGACCCGGCAGTGCAGACACTGGTCTTCAACTGCCTTCGCTACATGTACATTTCGGGCGAGTACCAGTCGGGCATCACGCTCGGCCGACGCGCGCTCACGGCCTGGCGGGAACTGCTCGGGGAGAACCATCCGCGGATCTGGGAGCTGACCCACCACTACGCCAACCTGCTGCGCGCGGTCGGCGACTACCAGCGCACCGAGGCCATCGAACGCGCGGCCGTCGAACATCTGCGCGAGGAACGTGGCTCCCAGGACCTGGAGCATCTGCGCGCCGCCACCGGACTGGCAGCCGACCTGCGCGGTCTCGCCCGCTACGACGAGGCCCTGGAACTCTCCCGGTGGATCTTCACGGCCTACCGCGACCTCCTCGGCGAACAGGACTCGCGGACCCAAGGCGCCCAGAACAACCTGGCCGTCTCCCTGCGCCTGCTGGGCCACTACGAAGCGGCACTGGACATCGACCGGCGCACCCTGGAGGCCCGCCGACTGCTGCTGCGGGCCCGGCATCCGTGGACCCTGTCCTCGGAACTCCACTACGCCGTCGACCTTCGCCTGCTCGGCCGCTACGCCGAGGCCGAGTCGATCCAGGCCAAGAACGTGGGCGAGTACCGCCTGGTCATGGGGGCCGCCGCGCCGCCGACCCTCGACGCCGAGCACAATCTCGCTCTGTGTCATTACCGCACCGGAGACCGCGCCTCGGCGGTCGAACTGCTCACCCGGGTACTTGAGCGCTGCGAGCGCGCCCTGGGCGAGACGGCTCCGCAGACGCTGAGATTCGCCGCCTCCACGAGCTGTTTCATCCGTGAGCACGGCAACATCGACCAGGCGCGGGAGCTCGGTGAGTCCGTCGTCGCCCGGTACGAGGTCATGCTCGCCGAGGGGCACCCCTACATCGCCGGTGTCCGCGCCAACCACGCCCTGGTGCTGCGCAGTGTCGGCGAACGGGACCAGGCCCATGTCGTCGTCGAGCAGGCCCTGGACGTCATGACCGAGGCCGTGGGGGAGCGTCACCCCTGGACCTTGGGCTGCGCCATCAACGCCTCCGCCCTGCGCAACCTCGTCGGCGACCCGGAGCAGGCCGCCGCCCTCAGCCAGCAGACGGTCCACCGGGCCACCGAGACCCTGGGCCGCACCCACCCGCTGACCCTCTCAGCCCGCATCGCCCTGGCCGCGGACCTGCGCGCCCTCCGGGACGGCCGCCAGGCCGAGAAGACGGAGCAGGAGGCACTCGCCGACCTGGACGCCACCCTGGGCCCCCGCCACGTCCACACCATCTCGGCCCGCTCCCGCAACCGGCCCTACTGGGACTTCGAACCGCAGGAGACGTGA